The following are encoded in a window of Thermoanaerobacter ethanolicus JW 200 genomic DNA:
- a CDS encoding DUF6079 family protein, whose amino-acid sequence MKYGDLIQYEPIETVIKLKDADKIDEAKRLVKSFVVSEGMADSIINICIPQLQFDETIDNKGIFIVGNYGTGKSHLMSVISAVAENKEMLDYVSHEELKKEMGKIAGKFKVLRFDIGAVNTPLRNIITKEIEKDLARYGIEFYFPPIDEVTNNKDAFMEMMSKFEDKFPDKGYLIVVDELLDFLKARKEQELIRDLTFLREIGEITKSTRLRFMTGVQETLFDNPAFNAVAQTVLKMKDRFEQLIIKREDISYVVSQRLLKKNDRQKAWIRSHLEKFSPLYKSISSRIEEFVELYPIHPMFIEVFEKMFIVEKREVLKTISHLMRELLDKDVPEDEPGIISYDSYWKFLRDNPSLRAEPDIKRVVDKSVAVEDLIEHSFTRPQYKDAALRIVHALSVHRFTTGDIHTSVGITVENIKDDLCLYIKMPEIEEDFLITTIETIMKEIMKTLSWQYISYNPDNQQYYLDMVREGINYDAKIQEKAEILSEDIFNRHYFELLIKVLDWNAPEKVPNMRIWEYSLTWNEKNVKRYGYLFMGYPDERSTAQPPRDFYIYFLPPFVGVNYNKKYILNGKEDEVFFEFVNTDEEIIEKIKKYAATMELSELSSSDQKKIYEDKANGFQKDITKWIRDNVSKCFNVSYKGETQSIIYWLKGKTANYDTIKSYIDEAASSCLSLYFSEKYSEYPTFYTKITEANLNEVFKSAMNYLAGKKTETGKKVLQSFDLILGDDIVPGNSKYANYFLNELYKLPPGKVLNREDIIENVNGEDIDKRFKLEVQWVVLLLSALVYSGDIILRIKNKVYDATTIEALANMNVGELIDFDSFERPRDIPVRELKTLFTLLGLPSGLVTASLSKPEEAIRQMVAKSEELAKKVVTVNQFVVSNKTIWGKPVFDEFEIRDYKDLLNNFRDFLDSLKAFNTPGKLRNFKYTEEELKEKFKTLETVKKIEKIIDFKNEVEELVKYLSSAEQQLPEEIELKQNINEMKNEVERFIKQIDTKESEDIKRLTRELEELKIEYIDLYLEYHKKHRLDYNGDERKKKIMASDLFNNLKKLKDVGIFPVNKFSEIEDILASLKTCYSLTEKNMEIETQCPNCGYSIKSGEVPVFGKLDEIEDKIENLYMEWTKILLDNIEDPMIQERMEILNKDQQKVIRDFLNKKELPEKVDNLFVSAVKDLIAGLEKVEIEINKFISAITYDGPVTVDEFKKRFLENVDFLIKGKDKDKVRIIIIGMCKINKNNHDKKPKYVLHTIYSNQH is encoded by the coding sequence ATGAAATATGGAGATCTTATTCAGTATGAACCGATTGAAACTGTTATAAAACTTAAGGATGCAGACAAGATCGATGAGGCGAAAAGACTTGTCAAATCCTTTGTAGTATCAGAAGGGATGGCAGATAGTATTATTAATATTTGTATACCCCAATTGCAGTTTGATGAAACAATTGACAATAAGGGTATATTTATAGTTGGCAATTATGGTACTGGTAAATCCCATTTAATGTCTGTAATTTCAGCAGTAGCAGAAAATAAGGAAATGCTAGATTATGTTTCTCATGAAGAGTTAAAAAAAGAGATGGGAAAGATTGCAGGAAAATTTAAAGTTTTAAGATTTGACATTGGGGCTGTAAATACACCCTTAAGAAATATAATTACGAAAGAGATAGAAAAGGACCTTGCCAGATACGGGATAGAGTTTTATTTTCCACCAATTGATGAAGTTACAAATAACAAAGATGCTTTTATGGAAATGATGAGTAAATTTGAAGACAAATTTCCGGACAAAGGCTATCTCATAGTGGTTGATGAATTATTAGATTTTCTAAAAGCAAGGAAAGAACAGGAATTGATTCGCGATTTAACTTTTTTAAGAGAAATAGGAGAAATAACAAAGTCTACCAGATTGAGATTTATGACGGGAGTACAGGAGACCCTGTTTGATAATCCGGCATTTAATGCTGTTGCACAAACTGTATTAAAGATGAAGGACAGATTTGAACAGTTAATAATTAAAAGGGAAGATATTTCCTACGTAGTATCTCAAAGATTATTAAAAAAGAATGACAGACAAAAAGCATGGATAAGGAGCCATTTAGAGAAATTCAGTCCGTTGTATAAAAGTATTTCCAGCAGAATCGAAGAATTTGTGGAATTATATCCTATACATCCTATGTTTATAGAAGTATTTGAAAAAATGTTTATTGTAGAGAAAAGAGAAGTTTTAAAAACAATATCACATTTGATGAGAGAACTGTTAGACAAAGATGTACCTGAAGATGAGCCTGGAATTATTTCTTATGATTCTTATTGGAAGTTTTTAAGAGACAATCCTTCATTAAGGGCAGAGCCAGATATAAAGAGAGTAGTTGATAAAAGCGTTGCCGTAGAAGATTTAATTGAACATTCCTTTACAAGACCTCAATATAAAGATGCTGCATTAAGAATTGTACATGCATTAAGTGTTCATAGGTTTACTACAGGAGATATACATACATCTGTTGGTATAACAGTTGAAAATATTAAAGATGATTTGTGTTTATATATAAAAATGCCAGAGATAGAAGAGGACTTTTTAATAACGACTATAGAAACAATAATGAAGGAAATAATGAAAACATTGAGCTGGCAATATATTTCATACAATCCAGACAATCAGCAGTATTATCTTGACATGGTAAGAGAAGGCATAAATTATGATGCCAAAATTCAGGAGAAAGCAGAAATATTGTCAGAAGATATTTTTAACAGGCATTATTTTGAATTGCTTATAAAAGTCCTTGATTGGAATGCTCCTGAAAAAGTGCCAAACATGAGAATATGGGAGTATAGTCTTACTTGGAATGAGAAAAATGTTAAAAGATATGGCTATCTTTTTATGGGATATCCTGATGAAAGGAGTACAGCTCAGCCTCCAAGAGATTTTTATATTTACTTTTTACCTCCTTTTGTTGGAGTTAACTATAATAAAAAATATATATTAAATGGAAAAGAAGATGAAGTATTTTTTGAATTTGTTAATACGGATGAAGAAATAATAGAGAAAATAAAAAAATATGCCGCTACAATGGAGTTAAGTGAATTATCCTCCAGTGACCAGAAAAAAATTTATGAAGATAAAGCTAATGGTTTTCAAAAGGATATTACTAAATGGATAAGAGATAATGTGTCAAAATGTTTTAATGTTTCTTATAAAGGAGAAACACAAAGTATAATCTATTGGCTTAAAGGAAAAACAGCTAATTATGATACTATTAAAAGTTATATTGATGAGGCGGCTTCTTCTTGCTTATCATTGTATTTCAGTGAAAAATACAGTGAATATCCTACATTTTACACAAAAATCACAGAGGCAAATTTAAACGAAGTTTTTAAAAGTGCAATGAATTATTTAGCTGGCAAGAAGACAGAAACAGGCAAGAAAGTATTGCAGTCTTTTGATTTAATTTTAGGGGATGATATTGTACCCGGAAATTCAAAATATGCTAATTATTTTTTAAATGAATTATATAAACTTCCACCAGGGAAAGTTTTAAATAGAGAAGATATTATAGAGAATGTAAACGGTGAGGATATTGATAAAAGATTCAAATTAGAAGTGCAGTGGGTGGTTCTTTTGCTCAGTGCCCTTGTGTACAGCGGAGATATAATCTTGAGGATAAAAAATAAAGTTTATGATGCTACTACAATAGAGGCACTTGCTAATATGAACGTTGGAGAGCTTATAGATTTTGACAGTTTTGAGAGGCCCAGAGATATACCTGTCAGAGAATTAAAAACTCTATTTACTTTGTTAGGCTTGCCATCAGGGTTAGTAACAGCAAGTCTTAGCAAACCAGAAGAAGCTATAAGACAAATGGTGGCAAAGAGTGAAGAACTGGCTAAAAAAGTTGTAACTGTTAATCAATTTGTTGTTTCAAATAAAACTATATGGGGTAAGCCTGTATTTGATGAATTTGAAATAAGAGATTATAAAGATTTGCTCAATAATTTTAGAGATTTTCTTGACAGTTTAAAAGCCTTTAATACCCCTGGAAAATTAAGAAACTTTAAGTATACTGAAGAAGAGCTAAAAGAAAAATTCAAGACATTGGAGACAGTAAAGAAAATAGAAAAAATAATTGATTTTAAAAATGAAGTAGAAGAACTTGTCAAATACTTGTCCTCTGCCGAACAGCAATTACCCGAAGAAATTGAATTAAAGCAAAATATAAATGAAATGAAAAATGAAGTAGAAAGATTTATAAAACAAATTGATACTAAAGAAAGTGAAGATATAAAAAGGCTGACGAGAGAATTAGAAGAATTGAAAATAGAGTATATTGATTTGTACCTTGAGTATCATAAGAAACACAGGCTTGATTATAATGGAGATGAGCGTAAAAAGAAAATAATGGCAAGTGATCTGTTTAATAATCTTAAGAAGCTTAAAGATGTAGGAATATTTCCTGTTAACAAATTTAGCGAAATTGAGGATATATTGGCCTCTTTAAAAACCTGTTATAGTTTAACAGAAAAAAACATGGAAATTGAGACACAATGTCCTAATTGTGGATACAGTATAAAAAGTGGCGAAGTTCCTGTGTTTGGAAAATTGGATGAAATTGAAGACAAAATAGAAAATTTGTATATGGAATGGACTAAAATTTTATTAGATAATATTGAAGATCCAATGATTCAAGAAAGAATGGAAATTTTGAATAAAGACCAACAAAAAGTTATACGTGACTTTTTGAATAAAAAAGAATTGCCGGAGAAAGTGGATAATCTGTTTGTATCAGCAGTAAAAGACTTAATTGCTGGTCTTGAAAAAGTAGAGATTGAAATAAATAAGTTTATTTCTGCGATAACCTATGATGGACCTGTAACAGTAGATGAGTTTAAAAAGAGATTTTTAGAAAATGTCGATTTTCTTATAAAAGGCAAAGATAAGGACAAAGTAAGAATTATTATAATAGGGATGTGCAAAATTAATAAAAATAATCACGACAAAAAACCAAAATATGTATTACATACAATATATAGTAATCAACACTGA
- the brxF gene encoding BREX-3 system P-loop-containing protein BrxF, translated as MSIYKDIQDAFILLPYKYYKLILLVGPIGSGKTQILKKISSDYNYDYINLNLKLSEKLINIPFEERCYYVDDFMEEILSQSKTDVTILDNIEILFAPHLKIDPLKMLKNMSKYKKIITSWGGSYINGILTYAEPGYPEYRRYKKDDLDIIVINIEGGR; from the coding sequence ATGTCAATTTATAAAGATATACAGGATGCTTTTATTTTGCTACCGTATAAATATTACAAGTTAATTTTATTAGTAGGACCAATTGGGAGCGGAAAAACGCAAATTCTCAAGAAAATTTCTTCTGATTATAACTATGATTACATAAACTTAAATTTGAAGCTGTCAGAAAAATTAATTAATATACCTTTTGAAGAGCGTTGCTACTATGTAGATGATTTTATGGAAGAAATTTTGTCTCAAAGTAAAACAGATGTTACAATATTAGATAACATAGAGATTTTATTTGCTCCCCATTTGAAAATAGACCCTTTAAAAATGCTTAAGAACATGAGCAAATATAAAAAAATAATTACATCCTGGGGAGGCTCTTATATAAATGGTATATTGACATACGCTGAACCTGGTTATCCAGAATATAGGAGATACAAAAAAGATGACTTGGATATAATTGTAATAAATATTGAGGGAGGAAGATAG